In Luteitalea sp. TBR-22, one genomic interval encodes:
- the trxB gene encoding thioredoxin-disulfide reductase → MSDDVRDVVIIGSGPAGLTAALYTARANLHPLVIEGLQPGGQLTITTMVENWPGHKDGVMGPQLMADMRAQAEHFGTAFMSGLVERVDLSQRPFTLTLDGGQVIRSRTLIVATGASAKLLGLPSEMKLMGRGVSTCATCDGFFFRNRPVAIVGGGDTAIEEALYLSKLASHVTVIHRRDTLRASKIMQDKAFANPKISFRWNTEVEEIVADERGDVNGARLRDTKTGVVDTLAVDGVFVAIGHTPNTALFKGQLDMDEGGYLVTTGVRTNVAGVFAAGDVQDPVYRQAITSAGAGCMAAIDAERWLELGDAEYHHGAAATASA, encoded by the coding sequence ATGAGTGACGACGTGCGCGACGTGGTGATCATCGGCTCGGGCCCGGCTGGCCTGACGGCGGCGCTGTACACCGCGCGGGCCAACCTGCATCCGCTGGTCATCGAGGGCCTGCAGCCAGGTGGCCAGTTGACCATCACCACCATGGTGGAGAACTGGCCGGGGCACAAGGATGGCGTCATGGGGCCGCAGCTCATGGCCGACATGCGCGCGCAGGCCGAGCACTTCGGGACCGCGTTCATGTCGGGCCTGGTCGAGCGCGTCGACCTGTCGCAGCGCCCGTTCACGCTGACGCTGGACGGCGGGCAGGTGATCCGGTCTCGCACCCTGATCGTGGCGACCGGCGCGTCGGCCAAGCTGCTCGGGTTGCCGTCGGAGATGAAGCTGATGGGCCGCGGCGTGAGCACGTGCGCGACCTGCGACGGCTTCTTCTTCCGCAATCGCCCGGTCGCCATCGTCGGCGGCGGCGACACGGCCATCGAGGAAGCGCTCTACCTCTCGAAGCTGGCCTCGCACGTCACCGTGATCCATCGGCGAGACACGCTTCGCGCGTCGAAGATCATGCAGGACAAGGCATTTGCGAACCCGAAGATCTCCTTCCGCTGGAACACCGAGGTGGAGGAGATCGTCGCCGACGAGCGCGGCGACGTGAACGGCGCCCGCCTGCGCGACACGAAGACGGGCGTCGTCGACACGCTGGCCGTCGATGGCGTGTTCGTCGCCATCGGGCACACGCCGAACACCGCGCTGTTCAAGGGCCAGCTCGACATGGACGAGGGCGGTTATCTCGTGACCACGGGCGTGCGTACCAACGTGGCCGGCGTGTTCGCCGCCGGCGACGTGCAGGATCCGGTCTATCGGCAGGCGATCACGTCGGCCGGCGCCGGGTGCATGGCGGCGATCGACGCAGAGCGCTGGCTCGAGCTCGGCGACGCGGAGTATCACCACGGCGCCGCCGCGACCGCCAGCGCCTGA